The window ATTGCGGGGGATGCCCTGGTATTCGCCCTCGTAGATCTCGTCCTCCTCGTCGTGGCCCTCGGTGGCGTCGCTGGAGGCACCTTCCTCCtcgttggccgcctcgccgccccggTAGTAGCCGTCCTGCGGCGGGTAGTcttcgtcgtcctcctcctcctcgaagCGCGAGTAGGAGCGCTTGGTGTACTCGTCCTGCATGCGGTCCATGCCCTTGCTCATCTTCTTGGCCGCATGCTTCTTCACCTCCTTGGCAATGTCCTTCGCGCCCCGGATGAAGGCCGTCCGGTCTCGGAAGCTCTCGTCCATGGTGCCTGCTGCTGTTCGGCTCAGCCCTGGGGGTGTCACGGGGGGATGTGCGCGCCTtggtgtgtgcggggggggggtcctggcctGACGGCCTCAAGCCTGGGGGCCAGGGGCAGCCGCGAGGTTCCGGTGGGATGCGAGAGGCCGGGCTGGAGCGCTACCCATTCGCTTGGCGCAGGCGAAGGTGGCcacgggccccggggcgccggcccggACCTGCAGGAGCCCAGACACAAGCAGCTGCGGTTTAGGGGGTCGGGAAACAGCCCCGCGTCACCCCCCCCGGCTTTGCATGGCCCCACTCCAGCCCAAGCTCCACCCCAGCAATGTACAGGTTCCCCTCGCTGCTCATTCAGAGGATCAGACAATTTAGAGGGACTTCGGCACCCATATTTCAATAAGATTCAGGCACCTGAAGTCCACTGACCCAAGTCCCTCGACCTGATTCTCCACTGTCTAATACCATGGTTGAGCCCAAGCTATGGCGCTCGTTGGTCTGTGTCGCTTTTCTCCAGCTGCCTATATCTGAGCCAAAAAACACCGGTACTTTGTATCTTTGAGGCATCAGCCCGTGTCAGATTCGGTTAGGCCAGGGTTTCTGGGAGGAGGGAATGACACACAGGCTGTGAGCCCACACACGCTTCGTTTCATCAGCGCTTCAGGGTtgggagaaaaacaagaaaaaatctgCGCGAGAAGGGAGCACGGCACACAAGAGCGGCAGCGTTCGATACGGATGAGAGGAAGAACAGATCAGCCCAGACGAACAGATGGGCGAGACAAGCCGAAAGACGGCTGGGTTGAGGCCTCCACGTCTCCCCTGCCGGCGCCACCCTGCCAGCCCTGTCTGCCCGCCAAGGGACCTTGGTCCGCTCCGTCTGCCCGATGCCCCTTGGGGAAAGGGATCGGAGCCCAGGACTCCGTATGGCAGTGCCCCCCATCCAGACCCCCAGCGGGGCTCCCAACAGCACCTAGCACCCACCCGAGTGACTGGTCCCAATATGGAGTGGGACAGAGGACACAGATCCCACCAGCAGGCTCGGGCCCCCCAAGCCATGGGGACCCCCCTGCCCCATTGATGGGGCCCCCCTAGGCCACTCAGCCCATTGAGAAAAAAAGACCACTCCATTCTCCCAATGGGGCTGGGAAGGTGGGGCTGGGCCACCAACCAATGAGCTTCAGGGGGCGTGGCCAAGGCACCAGCATCAATGGGGCTGCAGGGGTGAGGCCCAGCTGTTCAGCCAATGAGAGTCAGGGGGCGTGGCCAGCAGCTGgttccccccacacccccaagctcagggcagccctgggcaggggcagtGGTGGTGCTGGAGAGGACCCAGGGATTGGGACCCCGGGGACGGGAACCCCGGGGATGCTGCCAGCACATCCAATCCCAGCATGGTGGTTCCCCACTGACAGCGAGGGCCTGGGGACACCCCCGGAAGGGGGCCCGGCACACCCAGCTCCAGGGGTTCCTCCGGGCACCTAACCCCGCATTGGGCTTCAGCCCCCATCCAAGCTGCTCCGGCCGGGTCAATCCTGCAAGGGCCAGGGGACACGCGAGCTGACACCCCAGCACCGCTGGCCCTGGGGGACGGGGCTGCCAGGCCCCAAGGCAGCGCTTTCCCCCGTCGTTTCACCCAGACTGCAAGTCACCGCCGCAAACTAGGCCAATTGCAGGCCTTCGCCCGGAGCCAAAATCCCCCGTTTCCTCGGGAACCGCGGGATGGAGCGGCACGGCGCAGCCCGCCAGCCTGGCACGGGGACGATGCTCTTGGGGGCCGCGTGCATGTGCCCCCACGGACAGAGCCGGGCAGCGGGGGGCTCGCTGGGGCCGCAGCGGCTCGCGGCGGTGCTGGCGGCCAGGGACCCAGCTGCGCCCCGGGCTCCCCCCCGGCTGCCCACCCACGGCCTCGCCAGCTCTGCCGACCTCGCCGCAGCGGCGGATTTGGCTCCAGGGACCACGTGCGCCCAGCTGCGCTCCCGAGGAACGACCGCAGCCGCCCTAACCACCCCGCGCCTGACCTTCCAGGAGAGGAAACGCACCTCTGGATGAGCCCCGGAGGCCCCAATCTCCGGGAGGCATCTCCCAGCCCCTGTCGGCCAGGCTGCCATCTCGGCAAAGGAGCCAGGCGTCCTGCCGTCCCGCTGCCCCCGAGCCACGGACGGGCCTCCAAGAGGAGGACCCGCACGCCAAAGCCAGCAGAGCCACCCCAGCTCATGACACGGATGGGTCAGCGGATGCCAAATACCAGATCCTGAACCCCCTCATGAGGGATGAATTcaacccccacccccaaaaaaggctgttttttaTCGCTGGCAGCACATCGATGGCTGGGAAAGGGACACAGCCGTCACAGCCGacactgtcccccccccccggagagCAAGGACAGGGCACAGCAGCAAGTTAAAATTAGCCCTTCCGATACAGCCGGGGCTGCGCCGGCAGCACTCCCCCGGGGCGGACGGGCGCTGCTCGGGCACGCGGAGCGGGCAGCACGCGCTGGCTCCGCGCACGGCACCGGGGACCCTGCATCCCCCAGcacgtctgtctgtccgtcccccTCGCTGCGGagggccccccccccacagcgGGTCCGACCCAACCGATTTCTGAATGAACCCAGGCGGTTAAATCTGAGCGGCATCAATGAGCCAATGCGCCCGCTGCCCTCTCCTCCCCGGCGCTTCCCTCCCTCCTCGACTTAAAACCCGGAGGTGTCCGAGGCTCCGGCAAGGAGCCGAGCCGTGGCCTGCTCCCCCCGACAAGGTCATTTTGCTCCGGGCGGGCCCCCAGCTCGCCGCGGTGCCTCCCACCGGAGCCGCGCCAAGGGAGCGATCGGGGCGCCCGTGACGCACCCGCGCGGCGGGCgaagaggggaggaaagaggggccCCAAGAgccagcggggccgcgggcgcccggAGCAAGGTCACGGCTCGGCGAGGCCCCGCTGCTGGAGCCGAGGAGCCTCGGCGCAGCTGAGTTTTAACAACCAGGCTTCAATCTTGCAAGGaagccccccccctccaaaaaaagacCCCCCAAAATAGATCACCCCCGGCCAGGCACCCCATCGCTGCACGCACACATCGCCAGCTCTGCCAGACCCATCTTTAGGCTGAGCAACTGCCTCCGGCCGAGGTTATCGGGCTCCGTTTCCCCGCTGCTGAGCCTCTGCCGGGAGCCGGCAATGCTTGAGCCCCCCCACCTGCCTCTCACCTAGGCAGCCCCCCCGGCGAGAGCGCAGCAAGCAGGGTGTCAAAGCCCCCCATGCCCAAGGTCATCCACCGCCCCCCCCTTCTTCATGGCGAGCTGCGTCGCTCCCCGAAAGCCGCCCGGATAAACAGCCGTTCCTCCGAcgagattccccccccccgccagccagGGATCCGTCGGCGGAGATCCCCGCTTGCAAGGCGGCCGGGTCGGGCAGCGCGGGAGCGATGCCGAGCACggtgggaggaggggggggaggaaaaaaaaaaaaaaaaaagacggagCGAGGCTAAAGGCAAGGTTTTTCAGGACAAAATGGCCACACCGAGTGGAAAGGAAAAGCCGAACCCCTCATCCGTCAGCCGGCGCCGCGGAGGATGCTAATTAAAGCAGCGGGGAGAGGAGAGATGGGGGGGATCCGCCTTGCAAAAGCATCCCTCATCCCTTACCTGCCTCAGCCGTCGCGCGGCTCCGGCCTTGCTCGCGGAGGCCGAGGATGCTCCGGCAGGGATGCGGGCGGGCGAGAGCTGGCGGGTACCAGAGCCAGCGCTAGCGCCGCAGCCTCCGCCGCGCGCGCCGAGCGCTGGGAGAGTCCATTGCAGCAGCCCGGCGaagggaggcggcggggagggctGTGCTACcgccagcggggggggggggggggggggtaggaccGCCGCAAAGCCGGGGGGCTCGCGCCTCTCCGTCGCTTTTTCGCCGAGCCGAAGGGAGGGCGATGCTTCCCACCCCTCCCGCCGGGCTTCCCGCGGCGGCACTCGCTTCCACCCGCTGCGCCGGGGAAGGAGGCGAAGCCGGCgcacggtgggggggggggcaggagcccgAGGGCCgcgcggcccccccagccccctggggCGACCTTGCCCGCTCGCCGACGGGAACGCAGCGCGCCCGAGGCCTTCGGGGGGCGAGTTTGGGTCCCTCGGCAGGCGCCTTGATTTCATTTCTGGGGGCGACGCCGCGGGATGAGCCAGACGTTCCCGCCGCGTTTTGGGGGCGCGAAGGAGGCAGGCAGCAACCCGGGGTTCAGGCCGCCCGGCCCAAGCCTCGTCCAAGCCGCTTGGCTTGTGGCCAAGGCGCCTGGCACTGCCGGAGGCAGCTGCGCTGGATCCCATTGGAATTGGGGCCAGAACGGCGTAGGGAAAGCTGCATCCTCGGAGGTGCTCAGACCCGCCTGGAAAAGACCCTGAGCACCGGGTGCCGCTTTGCAAACGCCCCTGCCAGCTTCTAGCCGTGCCGGAGGTCCCTTTCCAGCGAGGAAGAAAGGCAGGAGGGGTTGGAAAGGGAGGTTTCCCAGAGGAAAACTGCCCCGGGAGCCCTCCTCGCTGAGCACAAGGAGACAGCAGGGAGACATTCCCCCATGCAACGAGTTGAGCCAGCCTCAGCTGCCAGGCCTTTGGCCCCGTGCTCCCTTAACAGGATCGGGGTGAGCAGAGCCGCACGCGAGGCTCAAGGCTGGAATAAGCACAACAAGGGCAGGAACGGGTGGCCGGACTTTGGCTCCCGGATCCGGGGTGAACGGCGGTCCCAGCACAGGGGAGGATTTAGGAAATTGGAAGCTGTGAAACAACTGAGCCCTTGCTGGAAATAAGCCCAAAAAGGGggatggagctgctggaggaccAGGCTGCTGGAGACTGAAGCAGGGATAAGGGGGGAGACGCCCCGATTTTCCCGCTGCGCCTGGGCGCCCGCTCCGACAGCGCAGCACCGGAGGGTTCGTGACTCCCGCGCCGCAGAGTCACCGGCCGGCCTCCGTGTGCCCCCTCGGTCCCCGCGGCCGGGAGCCGGCGCTTAGCCCTCGGAGGGGGTTACAGCTCCTGTCAATCCCTTCCCAGCCAGCCCGGATCACGGGTATTCCCCACCCCGGCAGCCcactgcagggagaggaggaggaggagggatctatTTTTGCCGGGAGCCGCTATTAAAACAGCGGGCGCTGCCTTGCTGCACGCGCCCATCTCGCCGTGGCAGGCTGAGGGTGCTGTGACATTAAATCCAAAGCTGCACAGCGAacggcacaaaaaaaaaaatcacaggcttCGGCTGTCCCGGGGCCAAAGCTCCTCCGGAGACGGCAGCGTTTTGCCTTTGGAGAAGAGCACGCAGGGAGCAGCCGGAAGAAGGCGGGATTGGGGAAGCGGATGAAGATGCTGCCGAGCGGAGCCTCGGCGCGGATTCAGACACCGCGATAAAGGAGGGGGCAGCACGTCCCCACCGGGGCGTCCGCGTCTCACCGCAGGCTCCGGGCTCGCTCCGGGGTGATCCGGATTCCTCCCTGTCCCTACACCGGGGCGGGAGGAGGGATTTCGGCATCGCGGCCTCCCTGCAAACACACCTTCCTCAGCAGCTTGCTCTAACCCGCCGGGCCGTGACGCGGCAGGGACACGCTCCCTTGGTCGGCTTTAAGCCTCCAGCGACAGAGGTGCTTTTCCCTGCTGCATTCAagtccttcctcccctgcccatCACCCCGCACCGCAACAGCGCGTCGCAGTCATTTCAAGCGCTCGCAGCCGCCTCGTCCGCACCTAGCAAAGGGGAGAGCGTCGTTGCTCCTACCCGCGGCTCCGTATGCCCCAACACGCAGGCAGCCGCGGCACAGAAAGGCGAACTCCAGCCCCACGCGCGTGCACGCAGGCACGCGCATTAGGCACCTTTTAAAATACACTCACCAGGCATCTCCCAAGAAAAACAGCTACAGCCCAGCTGCTGCCGCCTGCTCAGGAGCaaccagcagctcctggcctctTAACCAGCTACGGTTTAGGGCTAATTTACACCTGAGCCCagctttctcctccctttccagctctgctccttgaagcagcagctgtgaagctgcttctcattttcctcctggcgcaggtggaggagctggagccaaCCAGTGCAGCGACTTCACCCCCATCCCATCGGGAACCAGCCACAGGCAGGAgagaggggcccaggagtcctgctcGCCCATCTCACCGCTGCCCACAGCTGGATGATGTTTGTGTTGTGCGTTTTCTGTAAGTTTTAGCATCGGGACGGCTCCAGGCTGGACACGATCCAGCAGTAATTGCAAAGCACGTTCCTTGGAGGGAGGCTGAGCTGCTGCAGTTGTGCCGGGCTCTGGAGCAGCCCAGACCAGAGCCAGCTGGGTCCCATGGGCAGTTTAATGAAATCACAGAGGTCTGCGAGCATCCAGGTGCCTCTGGCTCTGCTGGAAGATCCTGGGTGCTCAGCCTGGCCAGGATCAGCCCCGTCTGTGGTGCCAGGCTCTTTGACCTAAGGAGCGGGTCCTGGAAGCTGTTCCCAACACAGCAAGCCCCAAATATCCTCTAACATAGCGATAATGATCTACAGTAATGGTTAGAGCCAAGGACAGCCTAAATGTTGCTTTTATCGCAACCTCTGATTAAGTCTAATTACAGAGCAGCTGAAGTAAGCACAGAGCTTTTCTAGGTTCTGGCTCACAGATCCTTCCGAGGTTACTCACACGCTCAGGACAACACAAGCACAGGGGACATAAAACCGCTAGATCAGCCGTGTTATTTCCCCGACCTTTCACGATCAGGCTCTGAACGTCTACGGGTCTCACGGACACTTACCAGACAACCCTACAATGATGAACGGGAAGATGTGGcacctttttcccccctccggCCTACAGGGGAAAAGAGACAGTGGAGCTAAAGGTCAATTTTGGCCCTAGGAAATTAGAacgaaacagaaataaaacaggaaagagtAAAATCAAGCCTGAAAATAAAGTGGCTTCTCCTCTGCCAAGCGCTGAAGAACCACACCAGCCTCCCAAGAGTAATATTAACAGCCAAAAAAGCATGCTCAGAAAAGGCACTATGCTGCCCCAAAGTCTCTTCGTATACCCCGGTTCTTCCATAAAGCCACAAAACACAACTCTAGAGGCCAAATACCTGGAAGTACTTTGAATTCCTGTTTCTAAATCACCTGAATTTCAAGCCTCACATGTAGGAAGCCAACACCCCTCTCCCTGTCTCCAATTGCAGGCTCTCACGCCTTCCTGCACGGCGCTTTGCAGAGAGCCAAGCCCCCACCCTCCTCACACCTTCCCGGCTGCTGGGGAAGGTGTGAAACTTTCCCTCCACAGACTCTGCTTTTACACTCCCCCAATTATCAGTCTCGCCAGCGCGAAGACACTGAATTCATTAGGAAAGGCAGGACGGTTCTGGAGACTCAGCCTGAGGAAGCGTGGAGACGACACGTGGACCCGATCTGCGCCCTCAGAGCTGCTCCATTTCCTCCTCCAAAGGGACTGGTTAACCCAAATTTTATCGCCCCTCGGTTCACGATACCCCACAACCATAACTACAGCGACTTCCCGTGGCTGCGAGCATCAGGATCCGGGCACCATGCTGATCTTGGATGGGGGGCTAAGGAGATCTCATTTCTCAGAGTCCCTTCCCCAGGTGGAGAGGAAGGAACTCAGGAGAGCAGGTTTTACTGCCAAATTActtctccagccctcctgcccgtTTGCCTGGGCTGAGACACCAGTATCCAAGGATGCGATGGACTTCAGGGCCGGATCATACGTGTTCTTTGCTGCAGGTGCGCTGGCTGTCGCAGAGCCTGCGAGCCGTCCACCGAAACGGCCGGGGTAAAGCAAGGGACTGGGGGCATCAGCCCTAACTCAGCACCCCACCGAGACAGTTAGGCAGCACCAGCAGCGACGGAGGCAGAGGGGGCTCGCGCGGGCGGTGAACGGCATCGCAGGCACCCCCAGGGCCGCGCGCAAGGCGGGAGCAGGCGGCAGCCCATCGGCATCCCGATCACAAACAGGCAGAGCCTCGTCCCCATCTCAGAGGGCCAACCCCCCCcgtttttaaaatgctttatttgcaAATGGCCGATCGCCGctttacatagaaaaaaaaaaaagtcctgttaaAATCGCCTTGGAAAAAATCTTccaagagggaggaggagggaagaggggaaaaataatcaaaatgaaCACTGTAAAAAGAAACGGGGAAAAAatacagggagaagaaaaggaagaagagggagcTGTGACAGGGATGGGCCCAACTGCGCCTCTTGGGGGCAGGTAGGTTAGGCCAAGGGGGAATGAAAGCCtgagggcagagagggagggatggagggattcccagcagggaggaaaaaggggcttCGCCACCGCCGCGTTTACGGCAGGGGGCCTCTCAAGGGGCCGCGCGGCGGCACCCCGGGGGGCCTCTGCGCAGGCCGGGGGGGCAGGGGCACCCTCTGGTAGCCGTAgggcggggggcgaggggggccgttGTACCCGTGGGGAGGCATCAGCGGAGGAGGGCCGCGCATCCCGTGGTGCGGCATGGGGCCGGGGTGACCTGCAGGGACAGAGCACAGACGTTAACAACCCCCCtgcggaggtggtggtggtggtgggggggacagAAACACCCCACGTGAaccccacccttgggtgcccgcGGGTTGGGGAACTCATCTGCAAACCAAAAGGTTAGTAGGAGCTCcgagcatcagcctggggcctAAGAGGGGGGGACCGGCCAGCTCGATACACCTTCATCCAGAGCCTGGCCCCGGCCGAGCGAGCTCCCGGCGCCGCCGGAGTCGGCTGTGTCAGCTGGGATGTCCTCGTGCGGCTCCCCGAGCCCAGGACGCGGCTGTCCCCATCACGGGGACAACACCGCAGCCCGGCGTTCGGCAGCGGTGGCGCCACGCCGTGAGGATGGGGCCCCGATGGGCGCCCGTGAGCCGCTCGGCACCGAGCTCCGAGGGCGCACGAGGCCGACGCTGTCCCTTGCGTCCCCTCTGCCTGCCAGGATCCCCCTCCCCACTCGAGGTCCCCACGACAGGTCTCGGAAACCCTCCCTGATGGCCGAGCCCGGTCAGCAGCCCCGCCGGAGAGGCGGGGAAGATCACCGGATGGCCACGGTCCCGCCGTACCCTCTCCCAGCCCCGTCCCCCACGTGCAAAGCCCCACGTCGCGACGGGCACGAGGAAAACCCCGGGAGACCCTGCTCGGCAGCTCGTCGCCGCCAGGTCTTGCTCCAAGACACCTCCCCACGGGGAGGCCGTAATTTCACCTCCTTCACGTCCCTGTTAagcaagggaaggggaaaggcgggggcggagggggcccGAAGCGAGCGCTTAACTCAATAAAGTGTACGTTCAAAATAAAAGAACACATACCGCCTCTCGCAGGCACCCACTTACCCATGGGCGACCCGAAATGAGGCCCTCGGGGCGGCATACCCATGGGTGGGGGTCCAGGGTGTGGCAtgccgggcgggggccgcgggggaggcTGGCCTCCGGAGCCCGGCGGTCCTGGATGATGCTGGCCCATCCCGGGCGGTCCGTGGTGCACTTGCATGGGAGGCATTCCTGGGGGGAGAACAGGTCAAGAGGCGTCCAAAATGTGGGCAGTCGCTCGCTCGTGCCACGGCGGCTCCGGGCACGCAGCAGGCCGGAGCTCAGGGCAGTCCGGGCACTAATTCCAGCTCTCTAGTGAAAATGTCAGGTACTAAGGGGGAACTAGGGTCTGCAAAGGGTTTTCTGCTACTGAAAGCGAGGTTAAAAAGGAGGAAGCACCgtgctcttctcagaggtgcggagcgaaagggcaagaggcaacagGAATAAGTTGCAGCATGGAAATCCACTGGGATATAAGGGAGCGGAGGGGAAAACCAAAAACACTCGACAGCAAACATGATGCAGCCCTGGGACAGGGGCTCAGAGAGGAACCACCATCCTCAGAGATTTCAGAGGAGACTCCGAGCAACCTTTACAGCTGGCCGTGCTGCAAGCCTGGACTGAGACCTCCGGGGTCCCTCCCAACCTACGTTTTTCCatcattctgttcttttttctcctttaaaaaacagaCTCTTTTCTCCTTAGCAGAAACCCAAGAGCCCGGTGTAGCTCCACAGGGCAGGCACCGCGGAAGCGCTCAGTCGGGCTTTCGCTTGCCGTATGGAATTGGCTACTCCAAAGCCCGAAAAGCCAGTTCGTAatcagggacagcagcagccatCTGGTCGCTCACACGGCCAGAGCCACGATCAGACAAAGCACCCTAATCAGCCAGCGCGGAAGAGCGCCCTGTAACACTCAACCCTGGGGTCATTTTAGAGCaagcaggattaaaaaaataataataataataaaaaaaaaaatatatatatatatataaaaccagggcacttttttaaaatcaatgcaAATTTCACTTAATTTTTGAATTCGAAAGCACCCAGTCTAGATGTATACACTGCTCATTCCCCAGTACTACAGGactaaaaatgcaaagaaatcaaagaaacatTTTGTTCTCATGTCTTGAATTAGCTTCTGCTTAGCAGAGCTGCAGAGTGTACTAGGAAGGTTCACACCTAACGTATTAATTTACACCAGGGAAAAAATGACAATGACTCGGAGTCTCATTAACAGCCCTCCAGCCGGAACAGCACCCGTTCTCCCAGAGACCCGAAAAGCCTGCGCTGCGACTGCCCCGGCCTTCCCGCGCCCTCCACCTTCGCAGCTGAGGGAAACTAATGTCGTGACCTGCCTGGATGCCTCTCGCAAGGGCACAGTCTCCCAAATTACCCAAGCGCTTTAGAAATCCCGCTGGGCCCCGCTCCAAGCTATTTTGGGCACATTTTGGAACATAAAGGAGAGAAACCCAGAAACCAGACGCAGCGCCACCGACGTGCCGCACTTGCTCCTACACAGTCCCTCCCTTGTCTCCCGGGGAGGAGAGCACCCAGCAGGCTGCCCTGCGCCGCAGGGAGCAAAATCCCGGGGGAAGACGCCGCCGGCACACAAACAAATACGGCGCCGAGAGTCTACGTCGCTGCCCTGCCTGTTCACCTCACCACGACGATACTGCGttcagcaccttgcacaggatgcAATTTCCTCCCCGTTTTCCAGAAGGAATCTcggggaagaagcaggaggaggtgaTTTATCCAAACCCACGTAACAGAAGCGGAAGGAGAAGTTAGGTTTCCCGAATCCGCCGCCTGCCAGCTGCTCACCTGGATGGTGCATCCCGCCCGGCGGGAAGGGATGCGGGTGAGGCGGGTGTCCTCCGCTGGGAGCGGCCCcagaaggggggccgggggcaccggctCCTGGCGGCATGGGCGGCGGCGGCATGGCAGGAGGCATGCCGGGGGGCATCGCTCCGGggggcggcaccggcggcgggaACGATCCCGGGGGCGGGAGGCCTGGCAAGAGAGAGACAGCAAGAATTTGGCCGAGTACAGCaggtaacaaacaaacaaaaataaagcagcaaaaaccTCCCCGCAACCGAGGCGGAGgtgaaaacacaaacagcagcaaaaagaaaacccagcagGTGGGAGcacagtccccaaatccttcCCCTCAGCACTGGAAAAGCCTCCACTAGAGCCGTGTCCAGGCATCACACGCTGGTCAGGGCCAGCCTAGGTGGAGCTGATCCTGCCACGAGGAAGCGGGGCGGGAAGGAAGGCTGTTTCCTGAGGCTCCTGCCAGCCGAGCGAGCCTACAGCTCGCGGAGGGCTTCGCGCTGTCCCCCATGCAACGCTGCCGCCCAGCGCGTCCAAACGCGATGCCCGGCGGCTCCGCACGAGGCGCGGAAGAACGCGGCCCTCCAgctctgcccgccgccgcccccaggaTCGGCGGCAGACGGCAAgcagggcccaggagtcctgctgCCGGTCTCCGAAGAGGTTGGTGCCACCGCCAGGCACGAGCGAAGCTTCCGCGCGTCCCCGAGGGAGCGACAAACCCTCCTCCGGCCCCCCGCGGAGTTACCCACCTGGAGGCGTGACGCCAGGTCCCAGGGACGTGACCACAGGGGTAGGGAcagacggaggaggaggagcgtcAGCGAACAGCTGGTGGGGCCGATCGGCCTGCGAGAGCGGGTTCTGCGCTGCCAGGAGGCGCTCGGCGGCCGAGCCGTGCCGCTCGCCTTTGGAATCTTTTTTGAAGGCGTAGGAGACGGTGATGGGCCTGTTGCAGAGGTACTGTCCGTTCATGGCCTCGATGGCAGCGTCGGAGGCGTCGAAGCTGGCGAAGTTGATGAAGGCGTAGCCCTTCGAGTTGCCTGTGTCGGGGTCTCGCATGATCTTGGGCGTCTGCAGGATGACCCCGAAGGCGCTGAAGGTGTCGTACAACAGCTTCTCATCGATTTCGGGGTCCAGGTTGCCGATGAAGATGTTGGCCCCCACGTCCAGGTTCTTGTTGTGGGCCGAGGCTTTGTTCACCCGGATCGGCTTCCCGTACAGCTTGATCATGTTCATGATCTTAATGGCGTAATCCGCGTCCTCCTCGCTGAGGAACTCCACAAACCCATAGCCTGCAACGAGTCCCCAGACGGAGCTTTACGGCGCTGCAGACCCACGGCTTTGCACCGCTCCCTGCTTCCTCTAAGGGGCACGCTGCTCCCACTGCTCGTCCGCCTGCAGGCGTCAGCTCGGCCTGACTGAAAAGCAGAAACGCCCGAGGCTCCCCCCAAGGCAAGGTAGATCCGTCCCGAGGGCAACTACACTCCTGCGAGGTGTCTCAGTCCAAAAAACACACCATCCCCTACGGAAACACGGCCCATCCTTCACCTTTCCTCCTGTGACAACCTCTCTCCGATCATCCCCTTTCAAATATTTACTCGACGTGCACGTTTGGAGAGGGAACAGTAAATATCTCACCCTGGTGCTGGCCTGTGACTCGATCCTTGGGCATGTGGGTATTGACCACCGGTCCCGCCTGGAGAAAGAGCTCCCACAGCAGCGGCTCGCTGACCTTCTCGTCCAAGCCGCCGACGTACACGGTCGCATCTTGAACAGAGGGAAAACGAAAAGCCCAGTTAGATGTGCCGAGTAACCCGAAA of the Apteryx mantelli isolate bAptMan1 chromosome 31, bAptMan1.hap1, whole genome shotgun sequence genome contains:
- the SF3B4 gene encoding splicing factor 3B subunit 4 isoform X1, whose product is MAAGPISERNQDATVYVGGLDEKVSEPLLWELFLQAGPVVNTHMPKDRVTGQHQGYGFVEFLSEEDADYAIKIMNMIKLYGKPIRVNKASAHNKNLDVGANIFIGNLDPEIDEKLLYDTFSAFGVILQTPKIMRDPDTGNSKGYAFINFASFDASDAAIEAMNGQYLCNRPITVSYAFKKDSKGERHGSAAERLLAAQNPLSQADRPHQLFADAPPPPSVPTPVVTSLGPGVTPPGLPPPGSFPPPVPPPGAMPPGMPPAMPPPPMPPGAGAPGPPSGAAPSGGHPPHPHPFPPGGMHHPGMPPMQVHHGPPGMGQHHPGPPGSGGQPPPRPPPGMPHPGPPPMGMPPRGPHFGSPMGKWVPARGGHPGPMPHHGMRGPPPLMPPHGYNGPPRPPPYGYQRVPLPPRPAQRPPGVPPRGPLRGPLP
- the SF3B4 gene encoding splicing factor 3B subunit 4 isoform X2, translated to MAAGPISERNQDATVYVGGLDEKVSEPLLWELFLQAGPVVNTHMPKDRVTGQHQGYGFVEFLSEEDADYAIKIMNMIKLYGKPIRVNKASAHNKNLDVGANIFIGNLDPEIDEKLLYDTFSAFGVILQTPKIMRDPDTGNSKGYAFINFASFDASDAAIEAMNGQYLCNRPITVSYAFKKDSKGERHGSAAERLLAAQNPLSQADRPHQLFADAPPPPSVPTPVVTSLGPGVTPPGLPPPGSFPPPVPPPGAMPPGMPPAMPPPPMPPGAGAPGPPSGAAPSGGHPPHPHPFPPGGMHHPGMPPMQVHHGPPGMGQHHPGPPGSGGQPPPRPPPGMPHPGPPPMGMPPRGPHFGSPMGHPGPMPHHGMRGPPPLMPPHGYNGPPRPPPYGYQRVPLPPRPAQRPPGVPPRGPLRGPLP